One window of the Calorimonas adulescens genome contains the following:
- the purE gene encoding 5-(carboxyamino)imidazole ribonucleotide mutase has product MFVFKKIAFIVGSRSDLPKIDGGLKILEKMGISCDVKVLSAHRTPEEVRDFAIASEGEYDCIIAAAGKAAHLAGVIASHTTIPVIGVPIKSVPLDGMVSLLSIVEMPKGVPVATVGIDNAENAALLAAEIIALGNSEVGEALKRYREEMRKKVLS; this is encoded by the coding sequence ATGTTCGTGTTTAAGAAGATTGCCTTTATTGTTGGGAGCAGGTCAGACCTGCCGAAAATAGATGGAGGCCTTAAGATTTTGGAGAAAATGGGTATTTCCTGCGATGTAAAGGTATTATCTGCCCACAGGACTCCGGAAGAGGTAAGGGATTTTGCAATAGCTTCCGAAGGGGAATATGACTGTATTATTGCGGCAGCGGGCAAGGCTGCTCATTTAGCCGGTGTAATAGCATCCCATACGACCATACCAGTTATAGGTGTACCTATAAAGTCTGTACCCTTAGACGGTATGGTTTCTTTATTATCTATAGTGGAGATGCCGAAGGGGGTGCCTGTTGCTACGGTAGGTATAGACAATGCGGAGAATGCAGCCTTGCTGGCGGCTGAGATTATTGCACTGGGTAACAGCGAGGTGGGAGAAGCACTGAAGAGGTACAGGGAAGAGATGAGGAAAAAGGTGCTGTCATAG